A single Xylella taiwanensis DNA region contains:
- the rnc gene encoding ribonuclease III, which translates to MLSSKTSDYEHRIGHVFTDPSLFLQALRHCSAGTPHNERLEFLGDSVINFLIAEALFQRWPRADEGALTRARAELVRETSLASIARTIQLGEQLTLGPGELKSGGHRRDSILADAVEAVIAAIYLDAGLETCRTVVLPWFEAALTALPVGKPEKDPKTRLQEWLQARQWSLPVYELTFESGDPHAKHFRVSCTLCELELRTEGEGSSRRLAEQDAAAHAIYQLDSNK; encoded by the coding sequence GTGCTATCAAGTAAGACAAGCGACTACGAACATCGGATCGGCCATGTGTTTACCGATCCGTCTCTGTTTCTGCAAGCACTGCGTCACTGCAGCGCTGGTACCCCACACAATGAACGCCTGGAGTTCCTCGGCGACAGCGTGATTAATTTTCTGATCGCCGAGGCACTTTTCCAGCGCTGGCCACGTGCCGACGAGGGAGCACTGACTCGAGCTCGTGCCGAACTGGTACGTGAGACATCTTTGGCCTCGATTGCGCGCACCATACAGTTGGGCGAACAGCTCACACTTGGACCCGGAGAACTCAAATCTGGTGGACACCGCCGCGACTCAATCCTCGCCGACGCGGTGGAGGCAGTGATTGCAGCGATTTATCTCGACGCCGGGTTAGAAACTTGCCGTACTGTGGTGTTACCGTGGTTCGAGGCAGCACTCACGGCATTGCCCGTCGGCAAACCCGAGAAGGACCCAAAGACTCGGCTCCAGGAATGGTTGCAGGCACGCCAGTGGTCGTTACCAGTATATGAATTGACTTTCGAGAGCGGTGACCCTCACGCCAAGCACTTCCGGGTGAGTTGTACTCTGTGTGAGTTGGAGCTGCGCACCGAGGGTGAAGGCAGCTCACGCCGCCTTGCTGAACAAGACGCTGCCGCTCACGCCATCTACCAACTGGATTCAAACAAGTGA
- the era gene encoding GTPase Era — protein MTQASPYRCGSIAVIGRPNVGKSTLTNALVGTKISIVSNRPQTTRHRLLGIATFPEGQIMLVDTPGLHCEQKRAMNRFMNRTARGSLEDVDAALLVTEPTDWNEEDTLAYNVLNDTGIPVVLVINKVDRLKDKSALLPFLTRVNENYTFTAIHPVSALKRKGLEALVRDLLKLLPEGEPMFSEDEITDRSQRFLASELVREQIMRQLGEELPYATTVEIEYFTENAGLLRIGALIWVERESQKAIVIGKGGARLKDIGAKARQQMERLFEAKVFLETWVRVRKGWSDDEATLKTFGYE, from the coding sequence GTGACCCAGGCTTCTCCGTATCGTTGCGGCAGCATCGCTGTGATCGGCCGCCCCAACGTCGGCAAGTCCACACTCACCAACGCACTGGTCGGAACCAAAATCAGCATCGTCTCCAACCGCCCACAAACGACTCGGCACCGTTTGCTTGGCATCGCCACCTTTCCTGAAGGCCAAATCATGCTGGTCGACACACCGGGTTTACACTGCGAGCAAAAGCGTGCGATGAACCGGTTCATGAACAGAACCGCACGCGGTTCACTTGAGGACGTGGATGCAGCACTCCTGGTGACCGAACCCACTGACTGGAACGAGGAAGACACACTGGCTTACAACGTACTCAATGACACTGGTATCCCTGTCGTACTCGTCATCAACAAAGTCGACCGTCTCAAAGACAAGAGCGCATTGTTACCGTTCCTCACGCGTGTCAACGAGAACTACACGTTCACCGCAATACATCCGGTTTCAGCACTCAAACGCAAGGGCTTGGAAGCCCTGGTACGCGACCTGCTCAAACTGTTGCCCGAGGGCGAGCCAATGTTCAGCGAAGACGAGATCACCGACCGGAGTCAGCGCTTCCTGGCCAGCGAACTAGTTCGCGAGCAAATAATGCGCCAGCTTGGTGAGGAATTGCCCTACGCAACTACCGTAGAAATCGAATACTTCACCGAAAATGCTGGGTTGTTACGCATTGGTGCACTGATCTGGGTTGAACGCGAAAGTCAGAAAGCGATCGTCATCGGCAAAGGGGGTGCCCGACTGAAAGACATCGGCGCTAAAGCACGGCAACAGATGGAACGCTTATTCGAAGCCAAAGTATTCCTCGAAACCTGGGTGCGTGTACGTAAAGGCTGGTCCGACGACGAAGCAACACTAAAAACATTTGGCTACGAATAA
- the lepB gene encoding signal peptidase I, producing MKWFEIILVVLTLGTGIISLLDKLFLAKRRAARAGLLDTEPPIIDYSRSFFPVLAAVLILRSFIAEPYKIPSSSMMPNLLIGDFILVNKFAYGLRMPITNTKIIPIGKPSRGDVAVFKPPHKPDENWIKRVIGLPGDRIGFHGDTLYINGEAVRYTLKGQYTGKNAGVPDPTLLVEELPNRPHTILESIGRGREEGEGDWVVPPGQYFVMGDNRDNSEDSRFWTKTHFLPERSLRGKAFLIWLNCENWFCKGSFDPSRIGTVIH from the coding sequence ATGAAATGGTTTGAAATCATCTTAGTAGTACTGACTCTGGGGACAGGCATCATCTCATTGCTGGACAAGCTATTCCTGGCTAAGCGCCGGGCCGCACGCGCCGGCTTGCTTGACACCGAACCACCGATCATCGACTACTCTCGTTCATTTTTTCCAGTACTGGCGGCCGTGCTGATCCTGCGCAGCTTCATCGCAGAGCCTTACAAGATCCCCTCAAGCTCAATGATGCCCAACTTGCTGATTGGCGACTTCATTTTGGTCAATAAGTTCGCTTACGGCCTCCGCATGCCAATCACCAACACCAAAATCATTCCGATCGGCAAGCCAAGCCGCGGCGACGTGGCGGTATTCAAGCCACCACACAAGCCTGACGAGAATTGGATCAAACGTGTGATCGGTCTACCAGGGGATCGCATCGGCTTCCATGGCGACACGCTGTACATCAACGGAGAAGCCGTTAGATATACGTTAAAAGGGCAGTACACAGGCAAAAATGCTGGCGTACCGGATCCGACTCTGCTCGTCGAGGAGCTACCAAACCGGCCACACACCATATTGGAATCAATCGGTCGTGGCCGCGAGGAAGGCGAGGGTGACTGGGTGGTACCACCGGGGCAGTACTTTGTGATGGGCGACAATCGTGACAATAGTGAGGACAGCAGATTCTGGACAAAGACCCATTTTCTTCCAGAACGGAGCCTACGCGGCAAAGCCTTCCTGATCTGGCTCAACTGCGAAAACTGGTTCTGTAAAGGAAGCTTTGATCCATCGAGAATCGGCACCGTGATTCATTGA
- a CDS encoding cation acetate symporter has product MNMGTRLVLLLIGLLPVKLALAADGMTLVDKQPVNWVAIAMFAVFVLITLWITKWAAQKTRSSADFYTAGGTITGFQNGLAIAGDYVSAASFLGITSAVMTNGYDGMIYAIGFLVGWPILILLIAERLRNLGKYTFADVVAYRFAATPVRLFASVSTLVVVLCYLIAQMVGAGALIKLLFGLDYWVAVALVGGLMMVYVLFGGMAATTWVQIIKAVLLLSAATFMAAMIMRGFDFSFEALFAKGVEVKTHIAMAGGQSVEEAQAVGRSIMAPGGFVKDPISAISFGIALVFGTAGLPHILMRFFTVPDARQARKSVLWAITWIGYCYTLMFIIGFGAIVLVLTNPQYADIATGTIHGGQGAANMAAVLVGKVVGGDVFMGFVSAVAFATILAVVAGLALSGASAVSHDLYAMVIKRGNPSSDTELRISRATTVVLGVVAVLLGIVFQKQNVAFMVSSAFAIAASANFPVLLLSLLWKNCTTWGAVIGGFLGLISSLVLTVLSPPVWVDTLGHPVDSVLFPYTSPALFSVVIGFVGIWLFSVLDRSGRAARERAAFKAQQVRAETGLGASKASNHWSSSR; this is encoded by the coding sequence ATGAACATGGGCACGCGTCTTGTGTTGTTGTTGATTGGATTGTTGCCGGTGAAGTTGGCATTGGCTGCAGACGGTATGACTTTGGTCGATAAGCAGCCGGTCAACTGGGTGGCAATCGCAATGTTCGCTGTCTTTGTCTTGATCACGTTGTGGATCACTAAGTGGGCGGCGCAGAAGACTCGATCTTCTGCGGACTTCTACACTGCCGGCGGTACGATCACCGGCTTCCAGAATGGTTTGGCGATTGCTGGCGACTATGTGTCCGCTGCTTCGTTTTTGGGCATCACTTCGGCGGTGATGACCAATGGCTATGATGGGATGATCTATGCGATCGGTTTCTTGGTTGGTTGGCCCATTCTGATTCTTTTGATTGCTGAACGGCTGCGTAATCTTGGCAAATATACGTTTGCTGATGTCGTGGCTTACCGTTTCGCAGCCACGCCGGTCCGTCTGTTTGCTTCCGTTAGTACGCTGGTAGTGGTGTTGTGTTACCTGATTGCTCAGATGGTCGGAGCCGGTGCGCTCATCAAGTTACTGTTTGGCTTGGATTATTGGGTTGCAGTGGCCTTGGTCGGCGGGCTCATGATGGTGTACGTGTTGTTTGGTGGTATGGCTGCGACGACCTGGGTACAGATCATTAAGGCGGTGCTACTGCTCAGCGCTGCGACTTTCATGGCGGCGATGATTATGCGGGGGTTCGATTTTAGTTTTGAGGCGTTGTTTGCCAAGGGTGTAGAGGTCAAGACCCACATTGCGATGGCGGGTGGTCAGTCTGTGGAAGAGGCCCAAGCAGTGGGGCGGTCGATCATGGCACCGGGGGGCTTCGTTAAAGATCCGATTTCGGCGATTTCATTTGGCATCGCATTGGTGTTTGGTACTGCCGGGTTACCGCATATTCTAATGCGCTTCTTCACCGTGCCTGATGCTAGACAGGCACGTAAATCGGTGTTGTGGGCGATCACCTGGATCGGCTACTGCTACACCTTGATGTTTATCATTGGTTTCGGCGCGATTGTGCTCGTGTTAACCAATCCACAGTATGCCGATATCGCTACTGGCACCATCCACGGTGGGCAGGGTGCTGCCAATATGGCCGCGGTGCTTGTTGGCAAAGTAGTGGGGGGTGATGTGTTCATGGGGTTTGTCTCTGCGGTGGCGTTTGCCACGATTCTGGCGGTGGTGGCAGGTTTGGCCCTGTCTGGTGCATCGGCGGTGTCCCACGATCTGTACGCGATGGTGATCAAGCGTGGTAACCCGTCTTCGGATACCGAATTACGGATCTCACGTGCGACGACCGTGGTACTGGGTGTGGTGGCCGTGTTGCTCGGGATCGTGTTTCAGAAACAGAACGTTGCATTCATGGTGTCATCAGCATTTGCGATCGCGGCGTCGGCTAATTTCCCAGTGCTGCTTCTGTCGCTGTTGTGGAAAAATTGTACGACGTGGGGTGCCGTGATCGGTGGCTTTCTCGGTTTGATCTCCTCGTTGGTGTTGACCGTGTTATCGCCCCCGGTGTGGGTGGATACGTTGGGTCATCCAGTGGATTCGGTGTTATTCCCGTACACCTCGCCGGCGTTGTTTTCTGTGGTCATAGGATTTGTCGGTATTTGGTTGTTCTCGGTGCTGGATCGTAGTGGCCGTGCCGCTCGAGAGCGTGCGGCGTTCAAGGCGCAGCAGGTGCGTGCCGAGACTGGGCTGGGTGCTTCCAAAGCGTCCAATCATTGGTCATCTTCGCGTTGA
- a CDS encoding DUF4845 domain-containing protein — MLKRLSVDSSQNVKKENIKFERIKDGWKMKVNYGIVRKRIGNLHVIGTFDTEQDLTSSAIK, encoded by the coding sequence TTGCTAAAGCGACTCAGTGTCGACTCTTCGCAAAATGTAAAGAAAGAAAACATCAAGTTTGAAAGAATCAAAGATGGCTGGAAGATGAAGGTCAACTATGGAATCGTCCGCAAGCGCATTGGAAATCTCCACGTAATCGGCACATTCGATACCGAGCAGGACTTGACATCAAGTGCTATCAAGTAA
- the lepA gene encoding translation elongation factor 4, producing MSSDPMRNIRNFSIIAHVDHGKSTLADRLIQLCGGLEAREMEAQVLDSNPIERERGITIKAQSVSLLYKAQDGQNYHLNLIDTPGHVDFSYEVSRSLAACEGALLVVDASQGVEAQSVANCYTAVEQGLEVVPILNKIDLPTADTERAKAEIEAVIGIEASEAVAVSAKTGLYVEQVLEAIVHRIPAPRPRDTDKLQALIIDSWFDNYLGVVSLVRLMQGEIVPGAKLLVMSTGRSYQVDAVGVFTPKRKVLTKLTAGEVGWVTASIKDVHGAPVGDTLTLASDPAAKALPGFQEMQPRVFAGLFPVNAEDYPNLREALEKLRLNDAALRFEPENSEAMGFGFRCGFLGMLHMEIVQERLEREYDLHLITTAPTVIYEVLKTDGNVMAMDNPAKMPAINQIDEIREPIIRSNILTPPDYVGAVITLCEEKRGNQIGITYLGSQVQVAYELPMAEVVLDFFDKLKSVSRGYASLDYHFVRFQEGPFVRVDTLINGDRVDALSIIVHRHQAERRGRELCEKMKDLIPRQMFDVAIQAAIGSQIISRSTVKAMRKNVLAKCYGGDVSRKKKLLEKQKEGKKRMKQIGRVEIPQEAFLAVLQIDNK from the coding sequence ATGTCATCTGATCCGATGCGGAACATTCGCAACTTCTCTATCATTGCCCACGTCGACCACGGCAAATCTACCCTGGCCGACCGCCTCATTCAGTTGTGCGGTGGTCTGGAGGCGCGTGAGATGGAAGCTCAAGTACTTGACTCCAACCCGATCGAACGGGAACGTGGCATCACGATCAAGGCCCAGTCCGTGTCGCTGTTATACAAAGCGCAGGACGGACAGAACTACCATCTGAACTTAATTGACACACCCGGACACGTCGATTTCTCCTACGAAGTCAGCCGCTCGTTAGCAGCCTGCGAAGGCGCATTGCTGGTCGTGGATGCTTCTCAGGGTGTGGAAGCGCAGTCCGTCGCCAACTGTTACACCGCCGTGGAACAAGGGCTGGAAGTAGTGCCAATTCTGAACAAAATCGACTTACCCACCGCCGATACCGAGCGTGCCAAGGCAGAAATCGAAGCAGTGATTGGTATTGAAGCCAGCGAAGCAGTGGCAGTGAGTGCCAAGACCGGCCTTTACGTGGAACAGGTACTGGAAGCCATCGTCCACCGCATCCCAGCACCGCGCCCGCGTGATACTGACAAGTTGCAGGCGCTGATCATCGACTCCTGGTTCGACAACTACCTGGGTGTGGTTTCACTGGTACGCCTGATGCAGGGTGAGATCGTACCTGGTGCCAAACTGTTAGTGATGTCCACAGGACGCAGCTACCAGGTGGACGCTGTTGGTGTATTCACACCTAAGCGCAAGGTACTGACAAAGCTGACTGCCGGTGAAGTGGGTTGGGTCACCGCATCGATCAAGGATGTACACGGTGCACCGGTCGGCGACACACTGACGCTTGCCAGCGATCCGGCAGCCAAAGCGCTGCCAGGTTTCCAGGAAATGCAACCACGCGTGTTTGCCGGCTTGTTTCCAGTCAATGCCGAAGACTATCCGAACCTACGCGAGGCACTGGAAAAGCTGCGCCTGAACGATGCCGCACTACGCTTCGAACCTGAGAATTCAGAGGCAATGGGCTTTGGTTTCCGTTGCGGCTTTCTAGGCATGCTGCACATGGAAATCGTACAAGAGCGTCTGGAACGCGAGTACGATCTGCACCTCATCACCACTGCGCCAACCGTGATCTATGAAGTACTTAAGACCGACGGCAATGTGATGGCCATGGACAACCCAGCAAAGATGCCTGCGATCAATCAAATCGACGAGATCCGCGAGCCGATTATCCGTTCCAATATCCTGACTCCACCAGACTATGTGGGCGCAGTGATCACACTGTGCGAGGAAAAGCGTGGCAACCAAATCGGTATCACCTACTTAGGAAGTCAAGTCCAGGTTGCCTACGAGCTGCCAATGGCCGAGGTTGTGTTGGATTTTTTCGATAAACTTAAGTCGGTCAGTCGTGGCTATGCCTCATTGGATTACCACTTCGTACGCTTCCAAGAAGGACCATTTGTTCGGGTGGACACACTGATCAATGGTGACCGAGTCGACGCACTGAGCATCATTGTGCATCGTCATCAGGCGGAGCGTCGGGGTCGCGAATTGTGCGAGAAGATGAAAGACTTGATCCCGCGGCAGATGTTTGACGTGGCAATCCAGGCCGCTATAGGGTCGCAAATCATTTCACGCTCGACAGTCAAGGCGATGCGAAAAAACGTGCTGGCTAAATGCTACGGTGGGGATGTCAGTCGTAAGAAAAAACTGCTCGAGAAGCAGAAAGAAGGCAAGAAGCGGATGAAACAAATCGGTCGGGTGGAGATCCCGCAAGAAGCATTTTTGGCCGTACTGCAGATAGACAACAAGTAA
- a CDS encoding DUF485 domain-containing protein has protein sequence MNVSHDDLIIKIDADPKYYALKRQRKVLSWVLTVLMLLVYFGFIGLIAFNKAFLAVPLGSGVTTRGVPIAIGVMLFAIVVTAIYVLFANMVYDKLSNNILEDACK, from the coding sequence ATGAATGTTTCGCATGACGATTTAATCATCAAGATTGATGCTGATCCCAAATATTACGCATTGAAGCGGCAACGCAAGGTGCTGAGTTGGGTGCTGACCGTACTGATGTTGCTCGTGTATTTCGGTTTTATCGGTCTCATCGCTTTTAATAAGGCGTTTCTTGCCGTGCCGCTCGGCAGCGGCGTCACCACACGTGGTGTCCCGATTGCGATTGGGGTGATGCTGTTTGCCATCGTGGTCACTGCGATTTATGTCCTTTTTGCCAACATGGTCTACGACAAATTGAGTAACAACATTCTTGAGGATGCCTGCAAATGA
- the dxs gene encoding 1-deoxy-D-xylulose-5-phosphate synthase translates to MIDSARYSRLSRIQTPDDLRTFEETELRAVADELRDYLIESVGRSGGHFAAGLGVIELTIALHYLYHTPVDQLIWDVGHQTYPHKILTGRRDQISTVKQKGGLAPFPKREESVYDTFGVGHSSTSISAALGMAIVAQRNGDDRKVVAIIGDGAMTAGMAYEALNHAGGMTPEPNVLVILNDNRMSISEAVGGLTKMLGRATGSKTFNAIREGGKKILGDKKTNATARFLRRWEEHWKGMFVPSTLFEEMGFHYTGPIDGHDLPALLGALKTLRTLKGPQLLHVITTKGKGYELAEGDQIGYHAVGPFDPQKGLSKAGTKKPTYTDVFSEWLCDMAAVEPRLLGITPAMREGSGLVRFSQEYPQRYFDVAIAEQHAITLAAGMATQGAKPVVAIYSTFLQRGYDQLVHDVALQKLDVLFAVDRGGVVGPDGATHAGHLDLSFLRCVPNMVLMAPADEAECRQMLTTGLYYSGPAAVRYPRGTGPGVMPLAELDMLPIGVAQVRHLGARIALLGFGACVAPAEQVGRTLGLTVVNMRFIKPLDRTLLLDLARTHEGFVTIEDNVVAGGAGSGVAELLNAASITLPILHLGLPDAFQQHAGREDLLAEAGIDATGLHAALLSRWPDLVAQQPPLSAVS, encoded by the coding sequence ATGATTGATTCCGCCCGTTATTCACGTTTGTCGCGTATCCAGACTCCAGATGATCTCCGCACGTTCGAGGAGACGGAGTTACGTGCGGTTGCCGATGAGTTGCGGGATTATCTGATCGAATCAGTAGGGCGCAGCGGCGGTCATTTTGCTGCTGGCCTGGGTGTCATTGAATTGACGATTGCCTTGCATTATCTGTACCACACTCCTGTTGATCAACTTATCTGGGATGTGGGTCACCAAACCTATCCACACAAGATATTGACCGGTCGCCGTGACCAGATCAGCACAGTCAAGCAGAAAGGTGGTTTGGCACCGTTTCCAAAGCGCGAGGAAAGCGTCTATGACACCTTTGGTGTCGGTCACTCCTCAACTTCGATCTCGGCTGCGCTTGGGATGGCGATCGTGGCACAGCGTAATGGTGATGACCGCAAGGTAGTGGCCATCATCGGTGATGGTGCGATGACCGCGGGGATGGCTTATGAAGCGCTGAATCACGCCGGTGGCATGACTCCCGAACCGAATGTGTTGGTGATCCTCAATGACAACCGCATGTCGATTTCCGAAGCGGTTGGTGGGCTTACCAAGATGCTTGGTCGTGCGACTGGCAGCAAGACATTCAATGCAATCCGTGAAGGTGGTAAGAAGATTCTGGGGGACAAGAAAACCAATGCGACCGCGCGCTTTTTACGTCGCTGGGAGGAGCATTGGAAGGGTATGTTTGTGCCGTCCACCCTGTTCGAAGAGATGGGGTTTCACTATACCGGCCCAATCGATGGTCATGATTTGCCGGCGCTCTTGGGTGCGTTGAAGACGCTACGTACATTGAAGGGCCCACAACTATTGCATGTGATCACCACCAAAGGTAAGGGCTACGAACTGGCTGAGGGAGATCAGATTGGTTATCACGCTGTCGGTCCGTTCGATCCGCAAAAGGGGTTGAGCAAGGCGGGAACAAAGAAGCCAACGTATACGGACGTGTTTAGTGAGTGGTTGTGTGATATGGCCGCCGTTGAACCGCGCTTGCTTGGCATTACGCCAGCCATGCGTGAGGGATCGGGGTTGGTGCGTTTCAGTCAGGAGTATCCGCAGCGCTATTTTGATGTGGCGATTGCCGAGCAGCACGCGATAACACTGGCGGCTGGGATGGCCACTCAGGGCGCCAAGCCTGTGGTGGCGATTTACTCGACTTTTCTGCAACGTGGTTACGATCAATTGGTCCACGATGTTGCGTTGCAGAAGTTGGATGTGCTGTTTGCAGTGGATCGCGGTGGTGTGGTTGGCCCGGATGGTGCGACGCATGCAGGTCATTTGGATCTCAGTTTCCTGCGTTGTGTGCCAAACATGGTGTTGATGGCTCCCGCCGATGAGGCAGAGTGCCGACAGATGTTAACCACTGGCTTGTACTATTCGGGACCAGCGGCGGTGCGTTATCCGCGTGGTACGGGTCCTGGAGTGATGCCGTTGGCTGAGTTGGATATGTTGCCGATTGGTGTGGCGCAGGTGCGTCACCTTGGTGCGCGGATCGCGCTACTCGGTTTTGGTGCGTGCGTTGCCCCTGCTGAACAGGTAGGGCGCACACTTGGCTTGACTGTGGTCAATATGCGTTTCATCAAACCGCTGGATCGAACGCTGTTGTTGGATCTGGCGCGTACCCACGAAGGGTTTGTCACGATCGAAGACAACGTGGTTGCTGGTGGGGCTGGTTCGGGGGTCGCTGAACTGCTCAACGCTGCAAGCATCACCCTGCCGATCTTGCATCTGGGGCTTCCCGATGCGTTCCAGCAGCATGCTGGTCGTGAGGATTTGCTGGCTGAAGCTGGTATTGATGCGACTGGCTTGCATGCCGCCTTGCTAAGCCGCTGGCCTGATTTGGTAGCGCAGCAGCCTCCACTCAGTGCGGTAAGTTGA
- the recO gene encoding DNA repair protein RecO: MLIENEVAFVLHVRPWRETSLLVEVLTQAYGRLGLIARGVQGLKKQALRAALQPLQWIRFSAMQRGELGQLRQAEALDTAPRLKGEAMLASFYINELLLRLVPRHAPVSELYLAYAQTRERLRTHDSLAWSLRRFEHDVLETLGVGFNLECDADGTPLDPAARYWLDPLEGPRRLLSERSNADRRDTATGHVLLALSRNQIPNNDDLAGLRRSMRTVLLHHLGGRGLKSWEMIDTFGRITVNLESPKP, encoded by the coding sequence ATGCTCATCGAAAATGAAGTCGCCTTCGTTCTGCACGTGCGCCCCTGGCGCGAGACTAGTTTGCTAGTCGAAGTACTGACCCAGGCCTATGGGCGCCTGGGTCTGATCGCACGTGGTGTACAGGGACTGAAAAAACAGGCACTGCGTGCAGCGTTGCAACCGTTACAGTGGATCCGATTCAGTGCGATGCAACGTGGCGAGCTTGGCCAGTTGCGCCAAGCCGAAGCGCTAGACACCGCCCCACGCCTGAAAGGCGAAGCCATGTTGGCCAGTTTCTACATTAACGAATTGCTATTGCGCTTGGTGCCTCGTCACGCTCCAGTCAGCGAGTTGTATCTGGCCTATGCGCAGACACGGGAACGCCTGCGCACCCATGACTCCTTAGCGTGGTCACTGCGCCGTTTCGAACACGACGTACTCGAAACACTGGGCGTCGGTTTCAACCTGGAATGCGATGCAGACGGTACACCTTTGGATCCCGCCGCCCGCTATTGGCTCGACCCATTGGAAGGACCACGCCGTTTGCTTAGCGAACGCAGTAACGCTGACCGACGCGACACTGCCACCGGACACGTACTCCTGGCATTGAGCCGGAACCAGATACCGAACAACGATGATTTGGCTGGTCTACGCCGCAGCATGCGTACAGTGCTGTTGCACCACCTGGGTGGCCGTGGCCTGAAATCCTGGGAAATGATCGATACATTCGGACGCATCACGGTAAATCTCGAATCGCCAAAGCCCTGA